One region of Rhodophyticola sp. CCM32 genomic DNA includes:
- a CDS encoding tRNA (cytidine(34)-2'-O)-methyltransferase, translating to MSDSGGMKVVLVTPEIPGNTGTIGRTCVALDLELILIKPYGFDISEKSVRRAGLDYWQHVRLSEYDSWPGFLEARHPRREQLFFFENDGAQSVYDPDYPEDAYLIFGRETKGLQAEILEDMGDRIFHLPMRSPHIRSLNLANAATAVVYQALRGSFL from the coding sequence ATGTCTGACAGCGGCGGGATGAAGGTCGTGCTTGTCACGCCTGAAATCCCCGGCAATACCGGCACCATCGGGCGCACCTGCGTGGCGCTGGATCTGGAACTGATCCTGATCAAGCCCTACGGGTTCGATATTTCAGAGAAATCCGTGCGCCGGGCCGGGCTGGATTACTGGCAGCATGTGCGGCTCAGCGAATATGACAGCTGGCCCGGTTTTCTTGAGGCGCGGCACCCGCGCCGCGAGCAGTTGTTCTTCTTCGAAAATGACGGGGCGCAATCGGTTTATGACCCGGACTACCCGGAGGATGCCTATCTGATATTCGGGCGGGAAACCAAGGGCTTGCAGGCTGAAATACTGGAAGACATGGGCGATCGTATCTTTCATCTGCCGATGAGAAGCCCGCATATCCGATCGCTGAACCTGGCCAATGCGGCCACGGCGGTTGTGTATCAGGCCCTGCGCGGCAGTTTTCTCTGA
- a CDS encoding DUF6206 family protein, with the protein MNDNDFSRAVRDALAESGEPVSRLGYFCAPFRPSSGPLADKVIKTYRGGRDRDVLALLATRHEAYVTCLREAGVDLPETRFLLLEEAGFQRPVIVQQALPPQTMLRDMLLAADIDRAIVLLDQAAISIAAFWSAVADRPERIGYHPSIRNFAIGPDGPVFFDTFPPLIGYNRAEMGKLLLRFSESPLIRRVGPVLPGKIRAIQDEWYSPAGTIVGLIGSAVRLRPEDGPALLNWGRGFAETHLSGPMKEEVLADLASPPRLPAIWTTTRRILGLEGKPNV; encoded by the coding sequence ATGAATGACAATGATTTCAGCCGCGCGGTGCGTGACGCCCTGGCCGAAAGCGGTGAGCCGGTCAGCCGGCTGGGATATTTCTGTGCGCCCTTCCGCCCGTCTTCCGGCCCGCTTGCCGATAAGGTCATCAAAACCTATCGCGGTGGTCGTGACCGGGACGTGCTGGCGTTGCTGGCAACACGTCATGAGGCCTATGTCACCTGCCTGCGCGAAGCAGGCGTTGACCTGCCCGAGACGCGGTTCCTGCTGTTGGAGGAGGCCGGGTTTCAGCGCCCGGTCATTGTGCAACAGGCCCTGCCGCCGCAGACAATGTTGCGTGACATGCTGCTGGCTGCCGATATAGACCGCGCGATTGTCCTGCTGGATCAGGCGGCGATCAGCATCGCGGCGTTCTGGAGCGCGGTTGCGGACCGGCCAGAGCGTATCGGCTATCATCCGTCGATCCGCAATTTTGCAATCGGTCCTGACGGGCCGGTCTTCTTCGATACATTCCCGCCGCTGATCGGTTATAACCGGGCGGAGATGGGCAAACTGCTGCTGCGGTTTTCGGAATCACCTCTGATCCGGCGTGTCGGCCCGGTCCTGCCCGGAAAAATCCGTGCTATTCAGGATGAATGGTATTCCCCCGCCGGAACGATTGTGGGCCTGATCGGCAGCGCGGTGCGCCTGCGCCCCGAGGATGGCCCGGCGCTGCTGAACTGGGGGCGGGGTTTTGCCGAGACCCATCTGTCGGGCCCGATGAAAGAGGAGGTTCTGGCCGATCTGGCCAGCCCCCCGCGCCTGCCTGCGATCTGGACCACCACAAGGCGCATTCTGGGGCTGGAAGGCAAACCGAATGTCTGA